One Mycoplasma wenyonii str. Massachusetts DNA window includes the following coding sequences:
- a CDS encoding DNA cytosine methyltransferase, whose translation MKQEGKNPRKLTPREAANLQGFPSNFLIPVSDTQAYKQFGNFVAVPVIREIAQEILKILS comes from the coding sequence ATTAAACAAGAAGGAAAGAATCCAAGAAAGTTAACACCTAGAGAAGCTGCTAATCTACAGGGATTTCCTTCTAACTTCTTAATTCCTGTTAGTGATACTCAAGCCTATAAACAATTTGGTAACTTTGTAGCTGTTCCAGTTATTAGAGAGATTGCACAGGAGATATTAAAGATATTGTCTTAA
- a CDS encoding phenylalanine--tRNA ligase subunit alpha — translation MTELEILKELELKFKESSSREELDSVFKAWRAQHTLPIREQIKKTNSKEEKKELGLKLKELTEKSQTLYEARKLDFSSWNTPFFEVRGGEETTEFKANYSSRNLLSEVFESVYQFLESNNFYFFETSEIVQVKENFDRLLIPESHPARAESDSYFLSKAQSGSWFHRYRFLSSEPLMLRTHTTTSTLKLLRKYKSKKFLGASMGNVYRKEDNDSTHLSQFNQLDLVWVDKKLDLTNLRELIEKLISSLLFGKDSEIKSNYRLRPSYFPFTSPSYEVDLECNCKKSKDCSLCKGTGWIELLGCGFLRQEILDKTHSSYVAIALGIGIERLTILKYGVKDVRELYRNNLSNLVTPMS, via the coding sequence ATGACTGAATTAGAAATACTTAAAGAACTAGAGCTTAAGTTCAAAGAGTCTTCCTCTAGAGAGGAACTAGACTCTGTATTCAAAGCCTGAAGAGCTCAACACACTCTTCCAATAAGAGAGCAAATAAAGAAAACTAACTCTAAAGAAGAAAAGAAAGAGTTAGGATTAAAGCTCAAAGAGTTAACAGAAAAGTCACAAACACTCTATGAGGCTAGAAAGCTAGATTTTTCTAGCTGAAATACTCCCTTCTTTGAGGTTAGAGGGGGAGAAGAAACAACTGAGTTTAAAGCTAACTATTCTTCTAGAAACTTACTCTCTGAAGTCTTTGAAAGTGTCTACCAATTCCTAGAAAGTAATAACTTTTATTTTTTTGAAACCAGTGAAATAGTTCAAGTAAAAGAGAACTTTGATCGTTTATTAATTCCAGAGTCACATCCAGCAAGAGCAGAAAGCGATAGTTACTTTCTCTCTAAAGCTCAATCAGGTTCTTGATTTCATAGATATAGATTCTTAAGTTCTGAACCTTTAATGCTTAGAACTCACACAACTACTAGTACCTTAAAGCTACTAAGAAAATACAAGAGTAAAAAGTTCTTAGGAGCCTCTATGGGAAATGTATACAGAAAAGAAGATAATGACTCTACACACTTATCTCAATTCAACCAACTAGATTTAGTGTGAGTAGATAAGAAGTTAGATCTAACTAATCTAAGAGAGTTAATAGAGAAGCTTATAAGCTCTCTATTGTTTGGGAAAGACTCTGAGATTAAATCTAACTACAGACTAAGACCTTCTTATTTCCCTTTTACCTCTCCCTCTTATGAAGTGGATCTAGAGTGTAACTGCAAAAAGTCTAAGGATTGTTCTCTTTGTAAAGGTACTGGTTGAATAGAACTCTTAGGGTGTGGTTTTTTAAGACAAGAGATCTTAGATAAAACACACTCTAGTTATGTTGCAATAGCTTTAGGAATAGGAATAGAGAGATTAACTATCCTAAAGTATGGAGTTAAAGATGTTAGAGAGTTATATAGAAATAATCTCTCTAATTTAGTAACTCCTATGTCTTAG
- a CDS encoding phenylalanyl-tRNA synthetase subunit beta: MLLSDSLLHFFLPDLKKANLEELEAYLTSIQLEIVESWESPIKSPHPIKVLSASLADEQKYRYELCSLRTGNIFYTYSNLSELDINKVVFISKQSIPDGSVIEDREFLAFSDIFREKGSRSPKVTPISIDSTDPHFKEWLEFNFFFPTKFYRLKQIYKYCDFSTSWAVSQELSLPANIVPKKFENQTIEELFPESSSSNLLVSIFLQVLQLKTAPSYKEKLTLLLPYLFGEYQNYIFTPAGSKPRSKLTTQIKLRKLLPIFSELKEDWEEKVVKRLSQSHFTLKLSSFSVKKKDEWEVFWPPWYSTNTLPPISELLVKLIPLDQSPKKLGSSSSDNSLRECNSVELASETRQLTKLLTQLRTYLREKGFVECNSVKFTERESNFKSPSIVLTSNKEVSLRDNLHLSLTKVLLENLNQSNELYPIFELSYCPWTSVWKLGLAVITNFVKKEENSYNLFSLKKLVSELVSQLLGKEITFKEIPLEERYMPSWKASKIYSLVHIFETQEINVGEFLVFRDEQLELRKKELLSLNLNIWIEKTEK; encoded by the coding sequence GTGCTTCTCTCCGATAGTCTCTTACACTTCTTTCTTCCTGACTTAAAAAAAGCTAATCTAGAAGAATTAGAGGCTTATTTAACTAGTATTCAACTAGAGATAGTTGAAAGTTGAGAGTCTCCAATAAAGTCTCCACATCCCATAAAGGTATTAAGTGCTTCTCTTGCAGATGAACAGAAATATAGATATGAATTGTGTAGTCTCAGAACGGGCAATATCTTTTATACCTACTCCAATCTATCTGAGCTAGATATAAACAAAGTTGTTTTTATCTCTAAACAGTCAATACCAGATGGCTCTGTTATTGAAGATAGAGAATTTCTTGCTTTCTCAGATATCTTTAGGGAGAAAGGTTCTAGATCCCCGAAAGTAACTCCTATCTCTATTGACTCTACAGACCCTCACTTCAAAGAGTGATTGGAATTCAATTTCTTTTTCCCAACTAAGTTCTATAGATTAAAGCAAATATATAAATATTGTGATTTTTCTACTAGTTGAGCAGTTTCACAAGAACTATCTTTGCCAGCTAATATAGTTCCTAAGAAATTTGAGAATCAAACAATAGAAGAGCTATTTCCAGAGAGCTCTTCTAGTAACCTATTAGTCTCTATATTCCTGCAAGTTCTACAACTAAAAACAGCTCCTTCTTATAAAGAGAAGCTCACTCTCTTGCTACCTTACTTATTCGGAGAGTATCAAAATTACATCTTTACCCCTGCAGGCTCTAAGCCTAGATCAAAATTAACTACTCAAATTAAGCTAAGAAAGCTATTACCTATCTTTTCTGAACTAAAAGAAGACTGAGAAGAAAAGGTAGTTAAGAGACTCTCTCAATCTCATTTCACTCTTAAACTTTCAAGTTTTTCAGTCAAAAAAAAAGATGAGTGAGAGGTATTTTGACCTCCTTGATACTCTACAAACACTCTTCCTCCAATCTCTGAATTATTAGTTAAGTTGATTCCTCTAGATCAATCCCCTAAAAAACTAGGTTCTAGTAGTTCAGATAATTCTTTAAGGGAATGTAATTCAGTTGAGCTAGCTTCAGAAACAAGACAACTAACTAAGTTACTAACTCAATTAAGAACTTACTTAAGAGAGAAAGGGTTTGTTGAATGTAACTCTGTTAAGTTCACAGAAAGAGAGTCAAACTTCAAAAGTCCTTCTATAGTACTAACTAGTAATAAAGAAGTTAGCTTAAGAGATAACTTACATCTCTCTTTAACTAAGGTACTACTAGAAAACCTAAATCAATCTAATGAGTTATATCCAATATTTGAACTCTCTTATTGCCCTTGAACTAGTGTTTGAAAGTTAGGTTTAGCTGTAATAACTAACTTTGTAAAAAAAGAGGAGAATTCTTATAACCTCTTTTCTCTAAAGAAATTAGTTTCAGAGTTAGTCTCTCAGTTGTTAGGTAAGGAAATCACATTCAAGGAAATACCTTTAGAGGAGAGATATATGCCTAGCTGAAAGGCTTCAAAGATATATAGCTTAGTTCATATCTTTGAAACTCAAGAGATAAATGTGGGAGAATTCTTAGTCTTTAGAGATGAACAATTGGAGTTAAGAAAAAAAGAATTACTTTCTTTAAACTTAAATATTTGGATAGAAAAGACTGAAAAATAA
- a CDS encoding methionine adenosyltransferase, translating to MPKLLRSAETVGRGHPDKIADLIADSILDALIEKLGREKTRLSAEVLVSNKKVLIAGEGSSHSEVSFEEIAKKILYLSGYEPDKFEILLDYKEQSKELSQLVTGCNFSNDQGIVFGFATKESKELLPLEHLLVKKLALKTLELREDETLWWAKEDFKVLAQLELTYSDTDRFQSARLNTLVFSIQHLDLVPQSQIETELKLRVIFPILEELNISYDSNTAWLINPSGSFLIGGLEADSGLTNRKQIADSFGPVAHHGGGGLSGKDLTKIDRLGAYYARWVTKNIVAVGLAQELELKIVYAIGQPEALSYTLTHSKGLKFKPEKLTDLIQSCFPTKVKEIFNYFNSFEFSFSELAEKSHFGLNTDLPWEQLNRAKELYDWIRNT from the coding sequence ATGCCTAAGTTACTAAGAAGTGCAGAAACAGTAGGTAGAGGACATCCAGATAAGATAGCTGATTTAATAGCAGATAGTATCTTAGATGCACTTATAGAGAAACTAGGAAGAGAAAAGACAAGACTCTCTGCGGAGGTATTAGTAAGTAATAAGAAAGTATTAATTGCTGGAGAGGGTAGTTCTCATTCAGAAGTTAGTTTCGAAGAGATAGCTAAAAAGATACTTTATCTATCTGGATATGAACCAGATAAGTTTGAGATACTACTGGACTACAAAGAGCAATCTAAAGAGCTTTCTCAATTAGTTACTGGTTGTAACTTTAGTAATGACCAAGGGATAGTCTTTGGTTTTGCTACCAAGGAATCCAAAGAGTTACTCCCTTTAGAACATCTATTAGTTAAGAAATTAGCTCTAAAAACATTAGAGCTAAGAGAAGATGAAACTCTCTGATGAGCCAAAGAAGACTTTAAGGTTTTAGCTCAACTAGAGCTAACTTATAGTGATACAGATAGATTCCAATCTGCAAGACTTAATACACTAGTTTTCTCTATTCAACACTTAGATTTAGTTCCACAATCACAAATAGAAACAGAACTAAAGTTAAGAGTTATCTTCCCAATACTAGAAGAACTAAATATCTCTTATGACTCCAATACCGCTTGACTTATTAATCCTTCAGGTAGTTTTCTTATTGGAGGATTAGAGGCTGATAGTGGTCTAACTAATAGAAAACAAATAGCTGATTCTTTTGGTCCAGTAGCTCACCATGGTGGTGGAGGGCTTAGTGGAAAAGATCTAACTAAGATAGACAGACTAGGAGCATACTATGCTCGTTGAGTGACAAAGAATATTGTTGCTGTGGGATTAGCACAAGAATTAGAGCTGAAGATTGTGTATGCAATTGGTCAACCAGAAGCACTGTCTTATACACTAACTCACTCCAAAGGGCTTAAATTTAAACCAGAAAAGCTAACTGATTTAATTCAGTCTTGCTTCCCAACCAAAGTTAAAGAGATCTTTAATTACTTCAATTCATTTGAGTTCTCTTTTTCGGAGTTAGCAGAAAAGTCCCACTTCGGACTCAATACTGACTTACCTTGAGAGCAATTAAATAGAGCAAAAGAGCTTTATGACTGAATTAGAAATACTTAA
- a CDS encoding restriction endonuclease subunit S yields MGSEKIAGVLGDFVTLVSRKNKNLEVTKLVGVSADRAVIPSPLQGRNTNLKICQIIEVGDFVVRLMDIEKTKKLAIFLYEGKERVAVSSQYHVFRVTSSLLNNHYLMLIFKKTVTDLKLLYRCFGGIRGELAWKDFVKFSFLFPDIKVQERIVDRYQTVTKYIEVKKRINELLERKMKAYFHILFDDLKDCEIKSFGELFTIIRGGRPPRSNRWLEELYFCKEGGIPWLKVGDISQEYKFVNSSEEQLTEEGFKKGRCTLIGGGTSFSYITHTNNKLKTSPLIQQNCVSPEKSWDLSQKKMLDFLFFFILWNKMLKFYWENVQPLQKLKPLEEVHYLNILFSFLRKPL; encoded by the coding sequence ATGGGATCGGAAAAGATTGCTGGTGTTTTAGGAGATTTTGTTACTTTAGTTTCCAGAAAGAATAAGAATTTAGAAGTTACTAAATTGGTGGGGGTCAGCGCAGATAGAGCAGTCATTCCTTCTCCGTTGCAGGGTAGAAACACCAATTTAAAAATTTGTCAAATTATTGAAGTTGGTGATTTTGTAGTTCGTTTGATGGATATTGAAAAAACAAAAAAATTAGCTATTTTTTTGTATGAGGGAAAAGAAAGAGTTGCTGTATCTTCGCAATATCACGTCTTTCGAGTCACCAGCTCTCTGTTGAATAATCACTATTTAATGCTTATTTTTAAAAAGACTGTCACAGATTTAAAGCTTTTATATCGCTGTTTCGGAGGCATCAGAGGTGAGTTGGCCTGAAAGGATTTTGTCAAATTTTCTTTTTTATTTCCAGACATAAAGGTTCAGGAGAGAATAGTTGATAGATATCAAACAGTAACTAAATATATAGAAGTTAAGAAAAGAATTAATGAATTACTTGAAAGAAAGATGAAAGCTTACTTCCATATATTGTTTGATGATTTAAAGGATTGTGAGATTAAGAGTTTTGGTGAGCTGTTCACAATCATTCGAGGGGGAAGACCTCCTAGATCAAACAGGTGATTGGAGGAGCTTTATTTTTGTAAAGAGGGAGGAATTCCTTGATTAAAAGTTGGAGATATCTCTCAAGAATATAAATTTGTTAATTCATCCGAAGAACAATTAACTGAAGAAGGATTTAAGAAGGGGCGATGTACTTTGATCGGGGGGGGCACATCATTTTCATACATCACGCACACGAACAACAAATTAAAAACATCACCATTAATTCAGCAAAATTGTGTTTCACCGGAGAAATCATGGGACTTAAGCCAAAAGAAAATGTTGGACTTCCTTTTCTTTTTTATTCTCTGAAACAAAATGTTGAAGTTTTATTGAGAAAATGTACAGCCTCTACAAAAACTGAAACCATTAGAAGAAGTGCATTACTTGAATATCCTATTCAGTTTCCTACGCAAACCCTTATAG
- a CDS encoding ABC transporter ATP-binding protein, with the protein MSENRPNYVIECKNLEKWYVNTKTGEYTRVLKNLNLSVKYGELVVILGESGSGKTTLLNILSGMERASNGESIVFSHSLITMDQQQMTWFRAKYLSIIFQNYALIPELTVRENIQVGQRIQTNVRKRLDIDQIAEHLKISAQLSKVPKALSGGQQQRVSIARALAKNPELIFADEPTGAVDADTCRDILNIFVDINKRYGTTILLITHNRLIAKIAHKVIRIDKGMIVSTVSQMPMHPNQIDWHS; encoded by the coding sequence GTGAGCGAGAATAGACCTAACTATGTTATTGAGTGCAAAAACTTAGAAAAGTGATATGTAAATACAAAGACCGGAGAATATACCAGAGTACTTAAGAATCTCAATCTAAGTGTTAAATATGGAGAGTTAGTAGTTATTCTGGGAGAATCTGGTTCTGGAAAGACTACTTTACTAAATATTCTTTCCGGAATGGAAAGAGCTTCTAATGGAGAGTCTATAGTCTTTTCTCACTCTTTAATAACTATGGATCAACAACAAATGACTTGATTTAGAGCTAAGTATCTCTCTATTATCTTCCAGAACTATGCCTTAATTCCTGAACTAACTGTTAGAGAGAATATACAAGTTGGTCAAAGAATTCAAACCAATGTTAGAAAGAGACTAGATATAGACCAAATAGCAGAACATCTAAAGATTTCTGCTCAACTCTCTAAGGTACCAAAAGCTCTTTCTGGGGGACAACAACAAAGAGTATCTATTGCTAGAGCTCTAGCAAAAAACCCAGAACTAATCTTTGCTGATGAGCCTACAGGAGCTGTTGATGCTGATACTTGTAGAGACATTCTGAATATCTTTGTAGATATCAATAAGAGATATGGAACAACTATCTTATTGATTACTCACAATAGATTAATTGCAAAGATAGCACATAAGGTAATAAGAATAGATAAGGGAATGATAGTCTCTACAGTCTCTCAAATGCCTATGCATCCTAATCAAATAGACTGACACAGTTAG
- the atpE gene encoding ATP synthase F0 subunit C, translating to MSLKDFISGLLQIGGGSSLILFEDDMHKYIGKGIGSGVAILAGLGAALAQGYIGGKAVESLARNPEVEALIFKQFIVGAAVCESVAIYGLIVAILIMFAVNGK from the coding sequence ATGAGCTTGAAAGACTTTATTAGTGGTTTACTTCAAATTGGGGGGGGCAGTTCATTGATTTTGTTTGAAGATGATATGCATAAATATATTGGAAAAGGGATTGGTTCGGGAGTTGCAATACTTGCTGGTTTAGGTGCCGCTTTAGCTCAGGGGTATATCGGAGGAAAGGCTGTAGAGTCACTGGCTAGAAACCCAGAAGTAGAGGCCTTGATTTTCAAACAATTTATAGTAGGAGCTGCTGTTTGTGAATCAGTAGCAATTTATGGATTAATTGTGGCTATCTTAATAATGTTTGCTGTTAATGGAAAATAA
- a CDS encoding restriction endonuclease PLD domain-containing protein, translating to MALKKRSGQEGFLVTDISPLFSEEGEKAINECFREEMAKADRVEISVAFCAGDSLQEVDDSVKKEKIQNICLILGMYYFIGLNPKLHTVVVKMNDEWKKKGIGEKRLVNYFPHHGKLYCFYKNDRLFSAIIGSPNLSFLKKPRQYEIAQLVHEHSWLMNYQKHIKKLKSYRFSKNVADLEQYKSIDTKEIIVNGKAKEITKITYTKKLLARW from the coding sequence ATGGCCTTGAAGAAAAGAAGTGGTCAGGAAGGTTTTCTTGTAACTGACATTTCTCCTTTATTTTCGGAAGAGGGAGAGAAAGCAATTAATGAATGTTTTAGGGAAGAAATGGCAAAAGCAGATAGAGTGGAAATATCTGTAGCTTTTTGTGCAGGTGATTCCCTTCAAGAAGTGGATGACTCGGTGAAGAAAGAGAAAATTCAAAACATTTGTTTAATTCTTGGAATGTACTACTTTATTGGGTTGAATCCGAAATTGCATACAGTGGTTGTGAAAATGAATGACGAGTGAAAGAAGAAGGGAATAGGGGAAAAAAGGTTAGTAAATTATTTTCCACACCATGGAAAGCTTTATTGCTTTTATAAGAATGATCGGCTCTTTTCGGCAATAATAGGTTCTCCTAATTTAAGTTTTTTGAAAAAACCAAGACAATATGAGATAGCACAACTAGTTCATGAGCATTCTTGACTTATGAATTATCAAAAACATATAAAGAAATTGAAATCATATAGATTCTCAAAAAATGTAGCTGATTTAGAACAATATAAATCTATTGATACTAAGGAAATCATTGTCAATGGAAAGGCAAAGGAGATAACTAAAATCACTTACACTAAAAAATTACTAGCTCGATGATAA
- a CDS encoding restriction endonuclease PLD domain-containing protein has product MLGMYYFIGLQATFYKLVMQIHTKWQKKRVGEIRLVDFFKYHDKLYCFYKDGGIFATIIGSPNLSFLTKNNKKQKPRQHESGELINKPSSLKRHQRHVEKLRSDRFSKNMTFLEGYKNVVVIEEVDKEKRIVKKTKITYTKNY; this is encoded by the coding sequence ATTCTTGGAATGTATTACTTTATTGGTCTTCAAGCGACGTTTTATAAATTGGTTATGCAAATTCACACAAAGTGACAAAAGAAAAGAGTAGGAGAAATAAGACTAGTGGATTTTTTTAAATATCACGACAAACTTTATTGTTTTTATAAAGATGGGGGAATCTTTGCGACAATAATTGGATCTCCTAACTTAAGCTTCTTAACCAAAAATAATAAAAAGCAAAAGCCTAGACAACATGAATCAGGGGAGCTAATTAACAAGCCCTCTTCTTTGAAACGCCATCAAAGACATGTGGAAAAGTTGAGATCAGATAGATTCTCAAAGAATATGACTTTTCTAGAAGGGTATAAAAATGTTGTTGTTATAGAAGAGGTAGATAAAGAAAAGAGAATAGTCAAAAAAACTAAAATTACTTACACCAAAAATTACTAA
- a CDS encoding ABC transporter ATP-binding protein, translated as MFFSTRVQLFGRRTFENRKSRPIREVRVPNQAALVDSLKQFELKRARFRSDFPLKYWLTNYNFLINVFFWSFFIWGFWIVTSMLFPTSSVPIVHPHSLVIIFETAFSYVFRRHNLPSISNSYKLEQPGWHNDAYYFISLAVFLLVLGIYLLFILKDFFVEIESMLSRNRIGILMEKNKRFMKRTYKLAFLQLANIAWTSFASVMIFGKGFYGNTTENIKAYHLLFGESSPKQEGKTESLPFTPQGHITFWFNLLSFFASIWIYRRYLKEFFAGNPFILPCLRNIFIQLQASLKAVQPAKQKLQKRRTKPQKISKKELEKLEKENENLPFIHLKDVNKKFGNFLALKDINLSINKGEFISILGPSGSGKTTLINLLAGIDIPTSGSMVIDKCNTSFFSDHELTAFRREKIGYIFQNYALIPYLTARGNIELSTALREKMKNFRETLVSLFKRFKSFRVKGCNYLTAIKEVIKTIFLAPDCSDISYLLNIFGLLPHENKYPNQLSGGQQQRVSIARSLIKRPSILFADEATGALDHATAKIILQFFKLINKYAKTTIIMITHNPAIATITDRVIRIDSGRIVEDYRNPNPVDIESLTNL; from the coding sequence ATGTTTTTTAGTACTAGAGTTCAGTTATTTGGAAGAAGAACCTTTGAGAATAGAAAGTCTAGACCAATAAGAGAGGTTAGAGTTCCTAATCAAGCAGCTCTAGTAGATTCACTAAAGCAGTTTGAGTTAAAGAGAGCTAGATTTAGAAGTGACTTTCCTCTTAAGTACTGGCTCACTAACTACAACTTTCTAATTAATGTTTTCTTTTGGTCTTTCTTTATATGAGGCTTTTGAATTGTGACTTCTATGTTATTTCCAACTAGCTCAGTACCTATAGTCCATCCACACAGTCTAGTAATTATTTTTGAGACAGCCTTTTCATATGTATTTAGAAGACACAATCTACCTTCTATTAGCAATAGCTATAAATTAGAACAACCTGGATGACACAATGATGCCTATTACTTTATCTCTTTAGCTGTATTCCTTTTAGTACTAGGTATTTATCTCTTATTTATTCTGAAGGATTTCTTTGTTGAAATTGAGAGCATGTTGTCCAGAAACAGAATAGGAATACTTATGGAAAAAAATAAGAGATTTATGAAAAGAACTTACAAGCTTGCATTTTTGCAATTAGCTAATATAGCTTGAACTTCTTTTGCCTCTGTAATGATCTTTGGTAAAGGGTTTTATGGGAATACAACTGAAAATATTAAAGCTTATCACTTGTTATTTGGGGAGAGTAGTCCAAAACAAGAAGGGAAAACAGAAAGTCTTCCATTCACCCCTCAAGGTCATATAACCTTTTGATTCAATCTTCTTTCTTTCTTTGCTTCTATTTGGATTTATAGAAGATATCTAAAGGAGTTCTTTGCAGGAAATCCTTTTATCCTACCTTGTTTAAGAAATATCTTTATACAACTTCAAGCCTCTTTGAAAGCTGTTCAGCCTGCAAAACAAAAGCTTCAAAAGAGAAGAACAAAACCACAAAAGATCTCTAAGAAAGAATTAGAGAAGCTAGAAAAAGAGAATGAAAATCTTCCATTCATTCACTTAAAGGATGTAAATAAGAAATTCGGGAATTTCTTAGCTCTAAAGGATATCAACCTAAGTATTAATAAGGGTGAATTTATCTCTATTCTTGGTCCCTCTGGATCAGGAAAGACCACTCTTATTAACTTATTGGCTGGGATTGATATCCCAACTTCAGGCTCTATGGTAATAGATAAATGTAATACTTCATTCTTTTCAGATCATGAGCTGACAGCCTTCAGAAGAGAAAAGATAGGATATATCTTTCAAAACTATGCTTTAATTCCTTATCTAACGGCTAGAGGGAATATAGAACTTTCTACAGCTCTAAGAGAAAAAATGAAGAATTTTAGAGAGACTCTAGTCTCTTTATTCAAAAGATTTAAGTCTTTTAGAGTAAAGGGATGTAACTACCTAACTGCTATTAAAGAAGTCATTAAGACTATCTTTTTAGCTCCAGATTGTAGTGATATCTCTTATTTACTTAATATCTTTGGATTACTCCCTCATGAAAATAAATATCCTAATCAACTATCTGGGGGACAACAACAAAGAGTATCTATTGCTAGATCTTTAATTAAAAGACCTTCTATTCTCTTTGCAGATGAGGCCACTGGAGCCCTAGACCATGCCACTGCTAAGATCATTCTTCAATTCTTTAAGTTAATTAATAAGTATGCAAAGACCACAATCATTATGATTACTCACAACCCAGCAATAGCAACTATTACTGATAGAGTAATAAGAATTGATTCAGGAAGAATAGTTGAAGACTACAGAAATCCTAATCCTGTTGATATAGAGAGCCTAACTAACCTTTAA
- the tuf gene encoding elongation factor Tu, with amino-acid sequence MSKVKFSREKEHINVGTIGHIDHGKTTLTAAICTYCAKLGLGEARDYASIDRAPEERERGITINTTHVEYETKTRHYAHVDCPGHSDYIKNMIIGAAQVDGAILVVSATDGPMPQTREHILLAKQVGVQKIVVFLNKCDTFTDPEMLDLVEMEIKELLTSYDYDGDNTPVIRGSALKALEGDAEFEKGIQALLDQLDTYIPVPTRDIDKPFLLSIEDVLTITGRGTVVTGRCERGKLKVGEEVEIVGFGDTSKAVVTGIEMFRKPLEEVLPGDNAGILLRGVEKNEVTRGQVLAKPKSITPHSKFKAEVYALKKEEGGRHTAFGQGYKPQFYFRTTDVTGEISLPEGVEMVLPGDHSPIIVSLISAVAVEQGFKFSIREGGKTIGAGTVTEIIE; translated from the coding sequence ATGTCAAAAGTTAAGTTCAGTAGAGAAAAGGAACACATTAATGTAGGTACTATTGGTCACATTGACCATGGTAAGACTACATTAACTGCAGCTATCTGTACTTATTGTGCAAAGTTAGGACTTGGAGAAGCTAGAGACTATGCCTCTATTGACAGAGCTCCAGAGGAAAGAGAAAGAGGAATCACCATTAACACTACTCACGTAGAGTATGAAACAAAAACAAGACACTATGCTCACGTTGACTGTCCAGGTCACTCTGACTACATTAAGAACATGATTATTGGAGCTGCACAAGTAGATGGCGCTATTCTTGTTGTTTCTGCAACTGATGGACCCATGCCTCAAACAAGAGAACACATTCTTTTAGCAAAGCAAGTAGGTGTTCAAAAGATAGTTGTTTTCTTAAACAAATGTGATACCTTCACAGACCCAGAAATGTTAGATCTTGTTGAAATGGAAATCAAAGAACTATTAACTTCTTATGACTACGATGGAGACAATACTCCTGTTATTAGAGGATCAGCTCTTAAAGCTCTTGAAGGAGATGCTGAATTTGAAAAGGGAATTCAAGCTTTACTAGACCAACTAGATACTTATATTCCAGTTCCAACCAGAGATATTGATAAGCCATTCTTACTCTCAATAGAAGATGTTCTAACCATTACTGGTAGAGGAACTGTAGTTACTGGTAGATGTGAAAGAGGTAAGTTAAAGGTAGGTGAAGAAGTTGAGATAGTTGGATTTGGAGATACCTCTAAAGCAGTTGTAACTGGAATTGAAATGTTTAGAAAGCCACTAGAAGAAGTACTACCAGGAGACAATGCTGGTATTCTACTTAGAGGGGTGGAAAAGAATGAAGTAACTAGAGGTCAAGTTCTTGCAAAGCCTAAATCTATTACTCCCCACTCCAAGTTCAAAGCAGAAGTTTATGCCTTGAAGAAAGAAGAAGGGGGAAGACATACTGCTTTCGGACAAGGATACAAGCCTCAGTTCTATTTCAGAACCACTGATGTTACTGGAGAGATTTCACTACCAGAAGGAGTTGAAATGGTTCTTCCGGGAGACCACTCTCCAATTATTGTTTCTTTAATTAGTGCTGTAGCTGTTGAACAAGGATTTAAGTTCTCAATTAGAGAAGGAGGTAAGACTATAGGAGCTGGAACAGTAACTGAGATTATTGAATAG